One genomic segment of Intestinimonas butyriciproducens includes these proteins:
- a CDS encoding Lrp/AsnC family transcriptional regulator, translating to MRSSTFDQIDQQILDLLIENSRISLIDISEQVGLSRVAVKNRIDALEKSGVIEQYTVILNPEKVGRNVSVFFDIQVTPSALHQVADALIAEEAVTDVYLMTGASKLHVHAVLEMNQDLEHFVLEKLYPLPGIERVSSDLIVSRIKTRKGIRV from the coding sequence ATGAGAAGCAGTACATTTGATCAGATCGACCAGCAGATCCTGGACCTGCTGATCGAAAATTCCCGTATCTCCCTCATCGATATCTCAGAGCAGGTGGGGCTCTCCCGTGTTGCGGTCAAAAACCGGATCGACGCACTGGAAAAGAGCGGCGTCATCGAACAGTACACCGTCATCCTGAATCCGGAGAAGGTGGGACGGAACGTCTCCGTATTCTTTGACATCCAGGTAACGCCCTCCGCGCTCCACCAGGTGGCTGATGCGCTGATCGCCGAAGAGGCGGTCACCGACGTGTACCTGATGACCGGCGCCAGCAAGCTCCACGTCCACGCCGTGCTGGAGATGAACCAGGACCTGGAGCACTTTGTGCTGGAGAAGCTCTATCCTCTGCCCGGAATAGAGCGCGTCAGCAGCGACCTGATCGTCTCCCGGATCAAGACCCGCAAAGGGATCCGGGTCTAA
- a CDS encoding chromate transporter, giving the protein MKRLAEIFWVFFKIGLFTIGGGYAMLPIIQKEVVETKGWMTDEEFLDAISLTNSLPGPLATNSATFVGYRVARAPGSLAAVLGAATPSVLIILLIAVVFNNIMDYPVVQYIFDGIRPAVVALILYAVIKLAKSAKVGEYFNWVVALCGFVAIAVFGLHPILVVVCAAAYGLFVRGRVVKAVDARKNRKGGDEA; this is encoded by the coding sequence ATGAAGCGACTAGCAGAAATTTTCTGGGTATTTTTCAAGATCGGCCTGTTCACCATCGGCGGCGGGTACGCCATGCTGCCGATCATCCAGAAAGAGGTGGTGGAGACAAAAGGGTGGATGACGGATGAGGAGTTTCTCGACGCCATTTCACTCACCAACAGCCTGCCTGGCCCTCTGGCCACCAACTCCGCCACATTCGTGGGTTATCGGGTGGCGCGGGCTCCCGGCTCTCTGGCCGCGGTGCTGGGGGCGGCCACACCGTCCGTTTTGATCATCCTGCTGATTGCCGTGGTGTTCAACAACATTATGGATTATCCTGTGGTGCAGTACATATTCGACGGGATCCGGCCCGCAGTGGTGGCGCTCATCCTGTATGCCGTCATCAAGCTGGCCAAGTCGGCCAAGGTGGGCGAGTACTTTAACTGGGTGGTGGCGCTGTGCGGCTTTGTGGCGATTGCGGTGTTCGGGCTGCATCCCATCCTTGTGGTGGTCTGTGCGGCGGCGTACGGCCTGTTTGTGCGCGGCCGTGTGGTAAAGGCTGTGGATGCCCGCAAAAACCGGAAGGGAGGAGATGAAGCATGA